Proteins from one Penicillium digitatum chromosome 2, complete sequence genomic window:
- a CDS encoding S-adenosylmethionine decarboxylase proenzyme, which translates to MVYVGIPTNYTTSPSSFAGTPSLTINYEATQDLDSTSAFEGPEKLLEVWFAPSAAELGTAGPEGLKKVPGEIWKDMLDLVNCQVLSVITSDEMDAYLLSESSMFVWPHKLILKTCGTTTLLSGLPRILEIAALFAGFPRATAPPSRGITVAAAPYRVFYSRKNFLFPDRQRGPHRSWRDEMNGEHWYLYLTEPGTVLTPPASPKEEVDFHETETKILNFPDANPRTECDEHDETLEVLMTDLDEENAKQFYLENATAVAEKRQRKSEKDDGTDHLDVFSNTSDMDEETGGILPPELTTEGHALGTVVSESCGLSDVYAKSKFPDARIDAYLFTPCGFSANGVVPAPGGNAPTHYFTVHVTPEPHCSYASFETNVPHSQNGKATADIIEQVVAIFKPGRFSITLFETKPALDELEEANGQHDVAHAQRQALRRSKKVEHVEGYRRVDRIVHELNGYDLVFRYYEHNDWKGGAPRIGEKGF; encoded by the exons ATGGTTTACGTCGGTATTCCAACGAACTACACCACCTCGCCATCCTCGTTCGCGGGGACGCCATCTCTGACAATCAACTATGAGGCCACTCAGGATCTCGACTCGACCAGTGCTTTCGAAGGTCctgagaagcttcttgaggTATGGTTTGCGCCATCTGCCGCTGAATTAGGCACCGCCGGTCCTGAAGGCCTCAAAAAAGTGCCTGGGGAAATCTGGAAGGACATGTTGGACCTGGTCAACTGCCAGGTCCTTTCCGTCATCACCTCCGATGAGATGGACGCCTACCTTCTGTCCGAGTCCAGCATGTTTGTTTGGCCACACAAGTTGATTCTCAAGACGTGTGGAACTACCACCTTGCTTTCGGGGCTCCCTCGCATCTTGGAAATCGCTGCCTTGTTCGCAGGGTTCCCACGGGCCACTGCCCCTCCGTCCCGTGGTATCACGGTGGCTGCAGCTCCCTACCGAGTCTTCTACAGCCGGAAGAACTTCCTGTTCCCTGACCGTCAGCGTGGCCCTCACCGCAGCTGGCGTGATGAG ATGAATGGAGAACATTGGTATCTCTACCTTACCGAGCCTGGCACAGTGCTCACCCCGCCGGCGAGTCCTAAAGAGGAGGTTGACTTCCACGAGACTGAAACAAAGATTCTCAACTTCCCTGACGCCAATCCGCGCACTGAATGTGATGAGCACGATGAAACCCTCGAGGTTCTGATGACCGACCTTGATGAGGAAAATGCGAAACAGTTCTACCTCGAAAATGCAACTGCCGTGGCCGAGAAGCGTCAACGCAAGTCGGAGAAAGATGATGGTACCGATCACCTCGACGTCTTCAGCAACACCTCCGACATGGACGAGGAAACTGGTGGCATCCTGCCACCGGAGCTAACCACCGAAGGCCATGCTCTGGGGACTGTCGTCTCTGAGTCATGCGGCCTGTCCGACGTGTACGCTAAGAGCAAGTTCCCGGATGCTCGCATCGACGCTTACCTCTTCACTCCATGTGGCTTCTCTGCCAATGGCGTTGTGCCCGCTCCTGGTGGCAACGCCCCGACCCACTACTTCACCGTGCATGTTACACCGGAGCCTCATTGTTCGTACGCATCCTTTGAGACCAATGTCCCGCACTCTCAGAATGGCAAGGCTACTGCCGACATAATCGAGCAGGTTGTTGCGATCTTTAAGCCTGGCCGCTTCAGCATTACTTTGTTCGAGACCAAGCCCGCGTTGGATGAGCTCGAAGAGGCGAATGGGCAGCATGATGTAGCGCACGCTCAGCGCCAGGCTCTCCGCCGCAGCAAAAAAGTGGAGCACGTGGAGGGCTACCGCCGTGTCGACCGCATCGTCCATGAATTGAACGGTTATGATCTTGTGTTCCGTTATTACGAACACAATGACTGGAAAGGGGGGGCACCGCGAATTGGAGAGAAGGGATTCTGA
- a CDS encoding Transcription initiation factor TFIID subunit beta, putative, with product MSSPPSYQPTSNPLKRPSISSSTSQPLGKKQRMHPLRQTSFPTGIDIGDRSFGATSEAGSVTGSFTGSLGGASADGIFSGAARGKKRGRKSKAEKERERERDDALSTRAGDSTRFGSVDNEGSVRGGLSGGGGGGGGGDDADDYDEDDEAELFGQQEGATDTEAEKKNLAILVDAFNPMQSERYDLFKRAKLRKETLRRIVNHALSQSVPASVVTTVNGFTKVFAGEMIEMARTVQAQWAEAHDLAARDAFEAEEAAAEAAAQAKASGVTANSKPATPTPAGTAVPGSASFSNGVKKEPLDSKRTPTPSLPTHQHSTTSSLPASTPLRPRREFRLPPNPHRGQLLPSHLREAVRRTKRDGEGGGVGYSGLSLENLGVRGSFTWNSGSAGGRRLFR from the exons ATGTCGTCACCACCATCATACCAACCAACATCCAACCCCCTCAAACGACCCTCcatctcctcctccaccTCACAGCCGCTTGGAAAGAAGCAGCGCATGCACCCGCTTCGCCAGACTTCATTCCCGACCGGTATCGATATCGGAGATCGCAGTTTCGGTGCTACTAGTGAAGCCGGGAGTGTGACAGGCAGTTTTACGGGGAGTCTGGGTGGAGCAAGCGCAGACGGAATCTTCTCTGGTGCTGCACGGGGAAAGAAGCGGGGACGCAAGAGTAAAGCCGAGAAAGAGCGGGAACGGGAGCGTGATGATGCTCTCAGCACCAGGGCGGGAGATTCTACACGGTTTGGATCAGTCGATAATGAGGGTTCGGTCAGAGGTGGTCTTTCTGGCGGTGGAGGTGGTGGGGGGGGTGGTGATGATGCAGATGACtacgatgaggatgatgaggcaGAGCTATTTGGGCAGCAAGAAGGAGCTACGGATACAGAGGCTGAGAAGAAGAACCTGGC GATTCTGGTTGATGCTTTCAACCCAATGCAATCAGAGCGATATGATCTCTTCAAGCGAGCAAAACTGCGCAAAGAAACCCTCCGCCGTATCGTCAACCACGCCCTCTCTCAATCCGTCCCAGCCAGTGTGGTGACGACCGTCAACGGTTTCACCAAGGTCTTCGCTGGTGAAATGATTGAAATGGCGCGAACTGTCCAGGCCCAATGGGCTGAGGCACACGACCTCGCTGCACGCGATGCGTTTGAGGCCGAAGAAGCCGCCGCCGAAGCCGCAGCCCAGGCGAAAGCCTCAGGTGTGACCGCAAACTCAAAACCCGCTACGCCAACCCCCGCAGGCACAGCAGTCCCCGGATCGGCCTCTTTCAGCAACGGGGTTAAGAAAGAGCCACTTGACTCTAAGCGTACGCCTACACCTTCTCTCCCTACTCATCAGCACTCGACCACATCCTCTCTCCCAGCTTCCACTCCTCTTCGTCCCAGACGCGAGTTCCGTCTTCCACCAAACCCACACCGTGGCCAGCTTCTGCCATCACATCTGCGTGAAGCGGTACGGCGGACAAAGCGTGATGGTGAAGGTGGTGGAGTCGGTTACTCGGGATTGAGTCTGGAGAACCTGGGAGTTCGCGGCTCATTTACGTGGAACTCGGGAAGTGCAGGTGGAAGGCGGCTTTTCCGTTAG
- a CDS encoding MFS multidrug transporter, putative: protein MKIPQSDQTHEIATSPTASIRSGEFSHEQPNDYLDLPVREINDTADLREYTTETRTGEIIKQVKSNATGKIEDWKMVTFTIDDPESPKNWSKAYKWYCTMVVAFTCFVVAFCSSVITADIEGPVEEFGIGREVSLLVITVFVIGFGLGPMVFAPMSEIFGRRPVYALTLAIAVIFVIPCAVSKNIGTLIVCRLIDGIAFSAPMTLVGGTLADLWKSEERGVPMAAFSAAPFIGPAIGPLAGGFLSDNCGWRWLYWIQLILAFVAWVMITFTVPETFAPILLKKRAQKLRIAENDLKYTTETELDPRPMGEKLRIFLFRPFQLLFLEPIVLFISLYMSVIYGLLYMFFVAYPIVYQGGKGWSASKTGLMFIPLAIGVILSACCAPFVNRHYLEVSTACGGKPPAEKRLIPMMWACWCVPSGLFLFAWTSYPHIHWMGPAMGGFLIGFGIILLYNSANNYLVDTYQHQAASALAAKTFIRSIWGASTVLFTEQMYERLGDQWASSLLAFIGLGCCAIPYVFYFKGASIRRFSKFAFHDDEEKAIKA from the exons ATGAAGATTCCTCAGTCAGATCAGACCCACGAAATTGCAACTAGCCCGACAGCCTCCATCAGGTCTGGCGAATTTAGCCATGAACAGCCCAATGATTATCTGGACCTGCCAGTTCGCGAAATCAATGATACTGCAGATTTGCGTGAATACACCACCGAGACGAGGACAGGTGAAATCATCAAGCAGGTCAAGTCCAATGCTACTGGCAAAATCGAAGATTGGAAGATGGTAACCTTCACTATCGACGACCCTGAGAGCCCCAAGAACTGGTCAAAGGCGTATAAGTGGTACTGTACCATGGTGGTCGCCTTTACCTGCTTTGTTGTCGCATTTTGCAGTAGTGTCATTACAGCTGATATCGAGGGACCCGTCGAGGAATTCGGTATTGGCCGTGAAGTCAGCTTGCTTGTTATCACGGTTTTCGTTATTGGATTCGGTCTTG GACCCATGGTCTTTGCTCCAATGTCAGAAATCTTTGGACGTCGTCCTGTCTACGCCCTGACCCTTGCAATCGCTGTTATTTTCGTCATCCCCTGCGCCGTTTCTAAAAACATAGGAACTCTGATTGTCTGCCGCTTGATCGATGGAATCGCTTTTAGTGCCCCTATGACTCTAGTCGGTGGTACTCTGGCTGATTTGTGGAAGAGTGAGGAACGTGGTGTTCCGATGGCAGCATTCAGCGCTGCTCCCTTCATCGGTCCGGCCATCGGCCCACTTGCTGGTGGCTTTCTGTCGGACAACTGTGGTTGGCGCTGGCTGTACTGGATTCAGCTTATTTTGGCCTTTGTTGCCTGGGTTATGATCACCTTCACTGTCCCGGAGACATTCGCACCAATTTTGCTGAAGAAGCGAGCCCAAAAACTTCGCATTGCTGAGAACGACCTCAAGTATACCACTGAAACCGAGCTCGATCCTCGCCCTATGGGTGAAAAGCTGCGAATTTTCCTCTTCCGGCCCTTCCAGCTTTTGTTCCTCGAGCCCATTGTCTTGTTCATTTCTCTTTACATGTCGGTCATTTATGGCTTACTATACATGTTCTTCGTTGC CTACCCTATTGTTTACCAGGGTGGCAAAGGATGGAGCGCGTCTAAAACTGGTCTCATGTTTATCCCTCTAGCTATCGGTGTGATCCTAAGTGCATGCTGCGCTCCTTTTGTCAACAGACACTACCTCGAGGTCTCTACAGCATGCGGTGGCAAGCCTCCAGCCGAAAAACGTCTGATTCCCATGATGTGGGCTTGCTGGTGCGTCCCTTCTGGtcttttcctcttcgccTGGACCTCCTACCCCCACATTCACTGGATGGGACCGGCAATGGGAGGCTTCCTGATTGGATTCGGCATTATCCTGCTCTATAACTCTGCCAACAACTACCTTG TTGATACGTACCAGCATCAAGCAGCATCTGCTCTCGCAGCCAAGACCTTCATCCGGTCTATCTGGGGTGCCAGCACAGTTCTGTTCACAGAGCAAATGTACGAGCGTCTGGGCGACCAGTGGGCTAGCTCGCTTCTTGCGTTTATCGGCTTGGGATGCTGCGCCATTCCCTATGTGTTCTACTTCAAGGGAGCGTCCATTCGTCGTTTCTCGAAATTCGCCTTCCACGACGATGAGGAGAAAGCCATCAAGGCGTAG
- a CDS encoding Acyltransferase 3 produces MRYLQPSHLYTRLIDTIPTTLPWSSGDSVKGDPKKSVKWIDGLRGIASFLVVLTHLARAWDYDLFSPRDTENVSPRILQWPVLRIPWQGRLGVTIFAFLTGYVCALKPLKLSRVGDTTGAFETIAKSAFRRPPRLIFPATIALFISWTIAQCGGFIVANRSDCWWCRYAAPDLADSFWKELLRLPMNFLSTWTTGYMAYDDHQWALLPLLWSSMLVYLVLFATMFVKFRYRVWVYIGMLLYFHQNASRDIETFQMQAIYGILLCDFSYHTALKDWIEKHPRGRKMLTIPLTIAALFLASYPGEHPEWAGWSNVMLKASHYIFPPGVNVGKRYTALAIDMIILAIFFSPSTKDFLSSRLLLWLGKQSFAVYLIHGTMLRVVLCWMLYGISGQPWEGPEPLTDDKRDDWLRIRPPWVVGISIPIWIGLVYILATLWTTYVDTFCASMTQKLEKAVFVEDEKTPLPMQSIPMQTT; encoded by the exons ATGCGATACCTCCAACCATCTCATCTATACACTCGATTAATAGATACAATCCCCACAACCTTGCCTTGGTCATCCGGGGATTCAGTGAAAGGAGACCCCAAAAAAAGTGTGAAATGGATTGAT GGACTCCGAGGCATCGCCTCATTCCTTGTAGTCCTAACCCACCTTGCCCGAGCCTGGGACTATGATCTGTTCTCACCACGCGACACTGAAAACGTCAGCCCGCGAATCCTCCAATGGCCCGTCCTTCGCATCCCCTGGCAGGGCCGTCTGGGTGTAACAATCTTCGCCTTCCTAACCGGCTATGTCTGTGCGCTCAAGCCGCTCAAGTTATCGCGAGTAGGCGATACAACAGGGGCATTTGAAACTATAGCAAAGAGCGCCTTTCGTCGACCTCCACGACTCATCTTCCCCGCGACGATTGCTCTGTTCATCTCGTGGACCATTGCGCAATGCGGCGGGTTCATAGTCGCCAATAGGTCTGATTGCTGGTGGTGTCGATATGCGGCGCCGGATCTGGCGGATTCCTTTTGGAAGGAACTCCTTCGTCTGCCGATGAATTTCTTGTCGACTTGGACGACGGGATATATGGCGTACGATGATCATCAGTGGGCACTTTTGCCGCTGCTTTGGTCCTCGATGTTGGTTTATCTGGTGCTTTTTGCAACCATGTTCGTCAAGTTTCGATATAGGGTTTGGGTCTATATCGGAATGTTGTTATATTTCCATCAGAATGCGAGCAGGGATATAG AAACCTTCCAAATGCAAGCCATCTACGGAATCCTCCTCTGTGACTTCTCCTACCACACAGCCCtcaaagactggatcgaaaAGCATCCGCGAGGCAGGAAGATGCTGACTATCCCGCTCACTATTGCCGCCTTGTTTCTCGCTTCCTACCCCGGTGAACATCCCGAATGGGCCGGCTGGTCTAATGTGATGCTCAAAGCAAGCCACTACATCTTCCCGCCAGGCGTCAATGTCGGGAAGCGATACACTGCACTTGCAATTGACATGATCATTCTtgcgatcttcttctcccctTCAACCAAAGACTTCCTCTCCAGCAGACTGCTTCTCTGGCTCGGCAAGCAGAGTTTCGCCGTCTACCTCATCCATGGAACCATGCTGCGCGTGGTACTCTGTTGGATGCTATATGGTATCAGTGGTCAGCCGTGGGAGGGTCCTGAGCCATTGACTGATGACAAGCGTGACGACTGGTTGCGTATCCGGCCGCCGTGGGTCGTTGGCATAAGTATTCCGATCTGGATTGGGCTTGTGTATATCCTTGCTACGCTGTGGACGACGTACGTAGATACCTTCTGTGCTTCTATGACTCAGAAACTGGAGAAGGCTGTTTTTGTTGAGGATGAGAAGACGCCTTTGCCTATGCAATCGATCCCCATGCAGACGACTTGA
- a CDS encoding Mitochondrial export translocase Oxa1, putative: MIGPIGLKGSSAAAVLARQRMTAMSRSSRSMSTLRSQSLRFPSQRGQLKSAISGSAPWRMTPTVTGPAAVRFNSTSSDSTLPEFAFDGSLKNAVNINDITTIPERIGYLKELGLDFGWGFTSTMQWLIEHTHIWTGLPWWASIVAVGVLTRVAMLKPVLGASENAARMTNAKSQTEPLRQKMVAASTEGNQQEAQIVRAQLQEINAAHGIKTWKSILPMLQIPLGFGCFRVVRAMTALPVPALATETAGWIKDLTIADPTYILPMIAAGTLCLSLRRGGESGAMPMMQTEAGKYIIYGFPVMSFAFMAFMPSALQFYFVASGLFGLGQTYLINSDAFRKWMSLSIAKKPSNGPKFSAVTQSTQSKGLRQLLERLEKEKAAQEKALSEVPVSSAQEDVKISIIDRIYQKFGKVGSNLSKSVSETMGTSTVEQRIAKDQKKRADEYEQQRKDEDELMRRERNEARRKEHMQTLENERTKASKSLKNSQTAARKPNGRRGSRHA, translated from the exons ATGATCGGACCTATTGGCCTGAAAGGGTCCAGTGCAGCCGCTGTCCTTGCACGTCAGAGGATGACCGCCATGTCCCGCTCCTCTCGATCT ATGTCCACCTTGCGGTCACAAAGCCTGCGGTTCCCTAGCCAGCGGGGCCAATTGAAGTCAGCAATATCCGGAAGTGCTCCCTGGCGCATGACACCAACTGTTACCGGCCCGGCCGCAGTCCGATTCAATTCTACCTCCTCCGACTCAACACTTCCCGAATTCGCTTTCGACGGCTCATTGAAGAACGCGGTAAACATAAACGATATAACCACGATTCCGGAACGCATTGGATATCTTAAGGAGCTCGGGCTGGACTTCGGATGGGGCTTCACGTCGACAATGCAATGGCTTATCGAGCACACTCACATATGGACCGGTTTGCCATGGTGGGCTAGTATCGTGGCTGTCGGTGTTTTGACTCGTGTAGCAATGCTGAAGCCTGTACTCGGCGCATCCGAGAACGCCGCAAGAATGACCAACGCCAAATCTCAGACTGAGCCCCTCCGGCAAAAAATGGTCGCTGCGTCGACCGAGGGAAACCAACAGGAAGCTCAGATTGTAAGAGCCCAGCTCCAGGAAATTAACGCTGCCCACGGCATCAAGACATGGAAGTCAATTCTTCCCATGTTGCAAATTCCACTTGGTTTTGGATGCTTCCGAGTCGTTCGAGCAATGACTGCGTTGCCAGTGCCGGCCCTGGCCACGGAAACAGCGGGATGGATTAAAGATCTGACTATTGCCGATCCCACTTACATCTTGCCCATGATCGCTGCTGGCACGCTATGTCTATCTCTGAGG AGAGGTGGCGAATCCGGCGCTATGCCCATGATGCAAACTGAGGCAGGAAAGTACATCATCTATGGTTTCCCCGTCATGTCTTTTGCCTTTATGGCATTCATGCCAAGTGCCCTACAGTTCTACTTTGTGGCAAGTGGTCTTTTCGGCCTGGGTCAAACTTATCTGATCAACTCGGATGCCTTCCGGAAGTGGATGTCCTTGTCGATCGCGAAGAAGCCATCCAATGGGCCGAAGTTCTCGGCAGTCACCCAAAGCACCCAAAGCAAGGGCCTTCGCCAACTGCTTGAACGCCTTGAGAAGGAAAAAGCCGCGCAAGAGAAAGCACTCAGTGAAGTCCCTGTGTCATCTGCACAAGAGGATGTGAAGATCAGCATCATTGACCGCATCTACCAGAAGTTCGGGAAGGTTGGCTCCAATCTATCTAAATCAGTCTCAGAAACCATGGGCACTTCAACGGTCGAGCAACGTATTGCCAAGGACCAAAAGAAGCGCGCAGATGAATACGAACAACAGCGaaaagacgaggatgagctcATGCGAAGAGAGCGCAACGAAGCTCGTCGCAAGGAGCACATGCAAACCTTGGAGAACGAAAGGACCAAGGCCAGCAAGTCTTTGAAGAACAGTCAGACGGCTGCTCGCAAACCTAACGGACGACGTGGCTCTCGCCATGCTTAA
- a CDS encoding TATA box binding protein associated factor (TAF), which produces MSVWNPDNIRDVAESVGILNLNNDVTENLARDVEYRVAQVLEEALKSMRHCKRTVLTTQDIALALRNLDVEPLYGYDSTRPLKFGEASLGPGQPLFYVEDEEVDFEKLINAPLPKVPREVSFTAHWLAVEGVQPSIPQNPTAADSRNLELVSKGPNANSTLAAISGTGDVAVKPLVKHVLSRELQLYFEKVCSAFLHETSEDYRTSGYSSLREDPGLHQLVPYFVQFIAEKVTHSLKNVFVLTQVMHMAEALVQNQSLYVDPYIASLVPSILTCLIGRQLGGTADLVESFALRDMAASLLSLIAKKYSHSSHMLKPRLVRSCLKTFLDPSKPFGAHYGAIIGLQSVGGSEVIRVLVIPNLHEYTKLLSDGLDDSARRPAAERVLNALVAVLASLRGSQPFLTNGHAVTEDLRSKLVEKVGDIVATRIVEAGEVQLAHIILEA; this is translated from the exons ATGTCTGTCTGGAATCCCGATAACATCCGCGATGTCGCCGAATCCGTCGGTATCCTCAACCTCAATAACGATGTGACCGAGAATCTCGCCCGGGACGTCGAATATCGAGTTGCGCAGGTGCTTGAGGAAGCACTGAAGTCCATGCGCCACTGTAAGCGCACGGTTCTGACCACTCAAGACATCGCGCTGGCCTTGCGCAACCTGGACGTGGAGCCATTGTATGGCTATGATTCTACCCGTCCGTTGAAGTTCGGCGAAGCCTCTCTAGGACCTGGCCAACCACTGTTCTAcgttgaagatgaggaggttGACTTTGAGAAGTTAATCAATGCGCCTCTGCCCAAGGTTCCCCGCGAAGTCTCCTTCACTG CCCACTGGTTGGCTGTCGAAGGTGTGCAGCCATCGATTCCTCAGAATCCAACCGCTGCCGATTCTCGCAACCTCGAACTGGTCTCGAAAGGTCCGAACGCCAACTCTACACTGGCGGCAATTAGTGGCACAGGCGATGTGGCTGTCAAGCCACTTGTCAAGCATGTGCTTTCAAGGGAACTCCAGCTCTATTTTGAAAAGGTCTGCAGCGCCTTTTTGCACGAAACAAGTGAGGATTACCGCACCTCCGGGTATTCCAGCCTTCGTGAGGACCCCGGGCTGCACCAGCTGGTGCCATACTTTGTCCAATTCATTGCCGAAAAGGTCACGCACAGTCTCAAGAATGTTTTCGTTCTTACCCAGGTGATGCACATGGCCGAGGCGCTGGTCCAGAACCAGTCACTTTACGTGGACCCTTAC ATCGCATCCCTCGTTCCATCCATTCTTACCTGCCTAATCGGCCGACAGCTTGGTGGAACCGCGGATCTTGTGGAGTCATTCGCTCTGCGTGACATGGCCGCGTCCCTACTCAGTCTCATCGCTAAAAAGTACTCCCATTCGTCTCACATGCTCAAGCCTCGACTCGTGCGCTCCTGTCTCAAGACCTTCCTTGACCCTTCAAAGCCATTTGGCGCTCATTATGGTGCCATCATTGGACTGCAATCTGTCGGCGGCTCTGAAGTAATCCGAGTCCTCGTCATTCCCAATCTGCACGAATATACCAAACTTCTCAGCGATGGCCTGGACGACTCTGCCCGCCGGCCAGCTGCAGAGCGAGTTCTGAATGCACTTGTGGCTGTGTTGGCCTCGCTGCGTGGTAGCCAACCATTTTTGACCAATGGCCATGCCGTCACAGAGGATCTTCGCTCCAAATTAGTTGAAAAGGTGGGTGATATCGTTGCGACGAGGATCGTGGAGGCTGGAGAGGTGCAACTAGCACATATCATTCTGGAAGCATGA
- a CDS encoding Outer membrane protein, MIM1/TOM13, mitochondrial, translating into MASDAVSALPAELYDSAMTVPSDSENYSANHETSSSVPSSASSLMMLYKPPSVWGLLRGAAINLFLPFVNGLMLGFGELFAHEAAFRLGWSNTKIFPNHRRSHAVGPGVEMRELPSERRRPGLRDTASLE; encoded by the exons ATGGCCTCCGACGCCGTCTCCGCCTTGCCCGCCGAGCTCTACGACTCTGCCATGACCGTCCCCTCCGACTCAGAGAACTACTCCGCGAACCATGAGACATCTTCCTCGGTGCCATCTTCCGCAAGCTCACTTATGATGCTTTACAAGCCACCAAGTGTCTGGGGTCTTCTGCGCGGTGCGGCTATCAACCTCTTCCTCCCCTTCGTGAACGGCCTCATGCTAGGCTTTGGAGAGCTGTTCGCACACGAGGCTGCTTTCCGACTTGGATGGTCTAACACTAAG ATCTTCCCTAACCACCGCCGCTCACATGCAGTGGGCCCCGGTGTTGAAATGCGGGAGCTTCCTTCGGAGCGAAGACGCCCTGGGTTGAGGGATACTGCGTCTTTAGAATAA